One bacterium DNA segment encodes these proteins:
- a CDS encoding T9SS type A sorting domain-containing protein, whose product MELRGGRALFSSSTMWAPGFGPLVQVAAGATARLRSCLLGGGGPGPAIQEEKDGAVQLSWSMSDRAARPHDPARPGLVQVPDLRLVDPRRGDLRLRWDSPALEAGDPDEPWDFDLTRADIGWTPKYEEVEVSGTTTLTERGWYKVIGYTTFTGTDLVIPEGTTIRNDDGYTMIFSDTDNTNGYNIVVGDPDGARTAIVGSLDSGSISFGSTSTAPSQAVTSFNGVLFNRAPDFYNGALCFRYCDVDLNGASGNVKFNAYQNTEVIFDAVCYGQFRNFDFTATHIQNGVMGIGCIDVQYSDVDVLNNTFDRINDYPNNWYWKLMHYGTVPNPSHIIASNQFNAQDNGDLNFPVLLGGATLNLHHNVFDNVEAGAILAATATLNMKNGANNQFFKEDAVGYENYPMIEAIQTWTDLECGYNAFAAYNYAPSYQFIVSSGGSSNWAYNFWGEDCDNGESPENHIPGFVSTFSPWLATCPTLFVPCQGQGGENDLYAFGQEAAEIENHEAAVAYWIELLEDYPESKYCTEVTGIIKAIGLYTEYGAEDYPLIRAGLESAADESEPVDDLLSIFQVCSAWCVEAMHGDRPAAEALLDSLLIEKDGYAKAELLINTALAEIATYPEQGQMSALGPEMEAQRIDRRRQALRNLQRVLVPAMVAAGSPAPGLDPGKPLERPSTFGIRSCHPNPFNPTTTLDVQVDGEEALSLEIFNTLGQRVAVLHEGVLPAGAHTFRWTAGQAATGVYLARAVQGQRVSVAKVILVR is encoded by the coding sequence GTGGAGCTGCGCGGCGGCCGCGCCCTGTTCTCTTCCAGCACCATGTGGGCTCCAGGCTTTGGGCCGCTGGTGCAGGTGGCGGCGGGTGCCACGGCGCGCCTGAGGTCCTGCCTGCTGGGCGGGGGCGGGCCGGGGCCGGCCATCCAGGAGGAGAAGGACGGCGCCGTGCAACTTTCGTGGTCCATGAGCGACCGCGCGGCCCGGCCGCATGATCCGGCCCGGCCCGGCCTGGTGCAGGTCCCCGACCTGCGCCTGGTGGACCCCCGCCGCGGGGACCTCCGCCTGCGCTGGGATTCCCCCGCCCTGGAAGCCGGCGACCCTGATGAGCCATGGGACTTCGATCTCACCCGCGCCGATATTGGCTGGACACCCAAGTACGAGGAGGTGGAGGTCAGCGGCACCACTACCCTGACGGAGCGGGGCTGGTACAAGGTGATTGGCTACACGACCTTCACCGGCACGGACTTGGTGATTCCAGAGGGAACGACCATCCGCAATGACGACGGCTATACGATGATTTTCAGCGACACGGATAACACGAACGGTTACAACATTGTTGTTGGAGACCCAGATGGCGCGCGAACGGCCATTGTCGGCTCGCTGGACAGCGGAAGCATCTCCTTTGGATCAACCTCCACGGCACCCAGCCAAGCGGTCACGAGTTTCAATGGCGTTCTATTCAACAGAGCACCTGATTTCTACAACGGCGCCTTGTGTTTCAGATATTGTGATGTTGATCTCAATGGCGCCAGCGGGAACGTCAAATTCAACGCTTATCAAAACACGGAAGTCATATTTGATGCCGTGTGTTATGGCCAGTTCAGGAATTTTGACTTCACGGCAACGCACATTCAAAATGGAGTGATGGGGATTGGATGCATTGATGTCCAGTATTCGGACGTGGATGTGCTGAACAACACTTTCGACAGGATCAACGATTATCCGAACAATTGGTACTGGAAATTGATGCATTATGGCACTGTGCCGAATCCAAGCCACATCATCGCCAGCAATCAGTTCAACGCGCAGGACAATGGAGATCTGAATTTCCCCGTGCTGCTCGGCGGGGCGACCCTCAACTTGCACCACAATGTATTTGACAATGTCGAGGCTGGAGCCATCCTTGCGGCAACCGCGACCTTGAACATGAAGAACGGGGCGAACAATCAGTTCTTCAAGGAGGATGCGGTTGGCTACGAAAATTACCCCATGATCGAGGCAATTCAAACCTGGACTGATCTTGAGTGCGGATACAATGCTTTTGCAGCATATAATTACGCGCCAAGTTATCAATTCATTGTTTCGTCAGGTGGATCCTCCAACTGGGCTTACAATTTCTGGGGAGAAGATTGTGACAATGGTGAAAGTCCGGAGAACCACATTCCGGGCTTTGTGAGCACCTTCTCGCCCTGGCTGGCCACTTGCCCAACCCTCTTCGTCCCCTGTCAGGGCCAGGGTGGGGAGAACGACTTGTACGCATTTGGACAAGAGGCCGCGGAGATCGAGAACCATGAGGCGGCCGTCGCCTACTGGATCGAGCTTCTGGAGGACTACCCCGAATCGAAGTACTGCACGGAGGTGACTGGCATCATCAAGGCCATCGGGCTCTATACGGAGTACGGCGCCGAGGATTATCCGCTGATCCGGGCCGGGCTGGAAAGCGCGGCGGACGAGTCGGAACCCGTGGACGACCTCTTGTCCATTTTCCAGGTCTGCAGCGCATGGTGTGTGGAGGCCATGCACGGCGACCGCCCAGCCGCCGAGGCTCTGCTGGACAGCTTGCTGATCGAGAAAGACGGCTATGCCAAGGCCGAGCTGCTGATCAACACGGCCCTGGCCGAGATTGCCACCTATCCGGAGCAGGGCCAGATGAGCGCCCTGGGACCCGAGATGGAGGCGCAGCGCATCGATCGGCGCCGTCAGGCCCTGCGGAACCTGCAGCGCGTGCTGGTGCCGGCCATGGTGGCGGCCGGATCGCCCGCCCCTGGCCTGGACCCCGGGAAGCCCCTGGAGCGGCCTTCCACCTTCGGCATCCGCTCCTGCCACCCCAATCCCTTCAATCCCACCACCACACTGGACGTGCAGGTGGACGGGGAGGAGGCGCTGAGCCTTGAGATCTTCAACACCCTGGGCCAGCGCGTTGCCGTGCTACATGAGGGAGTCCTCCCGGCCGGCGCCCACACTTTCCGCTGGACGGCCGGCCAGGCGGCCACGGGCGTGTACCTGGCACGAGCGGTGCAGGGGCAGCGGGTGTCCGTGGCCAAGGTGATCCTGGTTCGGTAG